One segment of Erigeron canadensis isolate Cc75 chromosome 2, C_canadensis_v1, whole genome shotgun sequence DNA contains the following:
- the LOC122588999 gene encoding protein DELETION OF SUV3 SUPPRESSOR 1(I)-like, with product MATKTEEEPKVATTKKEGEEEAKIDLFEDDDEFEEFEIDHEWVAKEDGKEVIQQWEDDWDDDDVNDDFSLQLRRELESNTEKK from the exons ATGGCGACAAAAACTGAAGAGGAACCAAAAGTAGCGACTACTAAgaaagaaggagaagaagaagctaaaattgatctgtttgAAGATGACGATGAATTTGAAGAATTTGAAATTGATCACG AGTGGGTTGCAAAGGAAGACGGGAAGGAAGTAATTCAACAATGGGAAGATGAttgggatgatgatgatgtgaatGATGACTTCTCGTTGCAGCTGAGGAGGGAACTTGAAAGCAACACTGAGAAAAAGTGA
- the LOC122586897 gene encoding benzaldehyde dehydrogenase, mitochondrial-like — protein sequence MAAARRISGLISRSLSSRPFSSSILSQGNRSNLGSKVSRYSTAAVLEEPITPPVKINDTQLLINGKFVDAASGKTFPAYDPRTGEVIANVAEGDAEDINRAVAAARKAFDEGPWPKMTAYERSCVLLRFADLVEKHNDSLAALETWNNGKPYEQAAQGEVPMFARLFRYYAGWADKIHGMTVPADGPYHVQTLHEPIGVAGQIIPWNFPLLMFAWKVGPALACGNTIVLKTAEQTPLTALYAAKLLHEAGLPPGVLNIVSGYGPTAGAALASHMDVDKIAFTGSTETGKIIQELAAKSNLKPVTLELGGKSPFIVCEDADIDQAVELAHFALFFNQGQCCCAGSRTFVHESVHDEFLEKAKARAQKRSVGDPFQKGIEQGPQIDSEQFEKILRYIRSGVESNATLECGGERYGSKGYYIQPTVFSNVKDDMLIAQDEIFGPVQTVLKFNKLDEVIKRANATRYGLAAGVFTKNIDTANTLTRALRAGTVWVNCFDVFDAAIPFGGYKMSGIGREKGIYSLHNYLQVKAVVTALKNPAWL from the exons ATGGCAGCAGCTCGAAGAATCTCCGGCCTCATCTCCCGGTCCCTTTCTTCACGTCCCTTTTCATCTTCAATCCTTTCTCAAG GAAACAGATCTAATTTGGGAAGTAAAGTATCAAGATATAGTACTGCTGCAGTACTTGAAGAACCAATAACTCCACCTGTTAAGATTAATGACACTCAACTTCTCATTAATGGGAAATTTGTTGATGCAGCTTCTG GAAAGACATTTCCAGCCTATGATCCCCGTACCGGGGAAGTCATAGCCAATGTAGCTGAAGGCGATGCAGAAGATATCAATCGTGCAGTTGCAGCTGCTCGCAAGGCTTTTGATGAAGGCCCCTGGCCTAAAATGACTgcttat GAAAGATCGTGTGTATTACTAAGATTTGCTGATTTGGTGGAAAAACACAATGATTCTTTAGCAGCTCTTGAGACATGGAATAACGGGAAGCCTTATGAACAGGCAGCCCAAGGCGAAGTACCAATGTTTGCACGTTTATTTCGCTATTATGCTG GTTGGGCGGATAAGATCCATGGTATGACAGTTCCAGCAGATGGACCTTACCATGTGCAGACTTTGCATGAGCCAATCGGGGTTGCGGGTCAGATTATCCCATGGAATTTTCCTCTTCTTATGTTTGCTTGGAAAGTCGGACCTGCCCTTGCTTGTGGCAACACAATTGTTCTAAAAACAGCTGAACAAACTCCATTGACCGCTCTTTATGCTGCAAAGTTGCTTCATGAG GCTGGTCTTCCTCCTGGCGTCCTTAATATTGTTTCAGGCTATGGTCCGACTGCTGGTGCAGCTCTTGCTAGCCATATGGATGTTGATAAG ATTGCTTTCACAGGGTCAACTGAGACTGGTAAAATTATACAAGAATTGGCTGCAAAAAGCAATCTTAAGCCAGTGACTTTAGAGCTTGGGGGTAAATCGCCTTTTATCGTGTGTGAGGATGCTGACATTGATCAGGCTGTTGAGCTAGCACACTTCGCTCTCTTCTTTAATCAA GGTCAATGTTGTTGTGCGGGTTCTCGTACATTCGTTCATGAGAGTGTACATGATGAGTTTTTGGAGAAAGCAAAAGCACGTGCTCAAAAACGCAGTGTTGGTGATCCTTTCCAGAAGGGCATTGAACAAGGCCCTCAG ATAGACTCTGAACAATTTGAGAAGATTCTACGTTACATAAGATCAGGAGTCGAAAGCAATGCTACCCTTGAATGTGGTGGCGAAAGATACGGCTCTAAAGGTTACTACATCCAACCAACTGTTTTCTCTAATGTCAAG GATGATATGCTGATAGCTCAAGATGAGATCTTTGGCCCGGTTCAAACCGTCCTGAAATTCAA TAAGCTTGATGAAGTGATAAAAAGGGCAAACGCAACACGATATGGTCTTGCAGCTGGTGTGTTCACCAAAAACATTGATACAGCAAATACATTGACCCGGGCATTGAGGGCTGGGACTGTTTGGGTGAATTGCTTTGATGTTTTTGATGCTGCAATTCCATTTGGAGGGTACAAGATGAGTGGTATTGGAAGGGAGAAGGGTATATACAGTCTTCACAATTATTTACAGGTGAAGGCTGTTGTTACAGCGTTGAAAAATCCGGCTTGGTTGTAA
- the LOC122588292 gene encoding RING-H2 finger protein ATL56-like: MTISRSGSMSQEDIKKLPSYDFSLEEQESLEMDTNECVVCLEVFKTGEKCKILPNCNHSFHGECIDSWLIQTGACPICRAYVAIGTVESSFSSEVGLELR, encoded by the coding sequence ATGACGATAAGCAGAAGCGGGAGCATGTCACAAGAGGACATCAAGAAACTGCCATCTTATGATTTCAGTTTGGAAGAGCAGGAATCTTTGGAAATGGACACAAATGAGTGTGTTGTGTGCTTAGAGGTGTTTAAAACTGGGGAAAAATGCAAGATTTTGCCAAATTGTAATCATAGTTTTCACGGTGAGTGCATAGATTCATGGTTGATTCAGACCGGTGCTTGCCCAATTTGTAGAGCTTATGTAGCTATCGGAACAGTTGAGAGTAGTTTTTCAAGTGAAGTTGGTTTGGAGTTGAGATAG